ACTCCACTTCCCGCAGGTCGCCATCGTCATGGACGTTCCAGAACCAGGCGGCCGAAGCACCGAAGCTGCCGACGCCTGTGTCGATCTCGCCTGCCGCGGAGAAGCCCATGCCGCCGACGTCGTAGGCAGCGGTCACGCCGATGTCCTTGCTGCTGCTCCAGCCGGCCGTGTTCAGGATGATGTCGAGCCCGCCCAGTGAATAGACCGGGCTGGTCGGCTGGGCCACCTGGCGACCCAGGGTGCGCGAGCCCAGGCTGATGCCCTCGAACGCGCCGCCGGCATGATCGGGCAGCATCTGGCCAAGGGTGGCGCGGAACTGCTCACCGGTCGTTATGCCGAGGAACACGTCCTCGATCTTGTCGTCGTTGTTGAGAGCGGCGAAGACCGCGTTGTACGCCGCGGACTGGGACTGATTGAGACCCAACTCCTGCGCCGACCGCTTGACGATATCGACGGCGATCGCGTTCGGACCGGAGTTGGTCGCCAACGTCGCCTTGAACAGGAAAGGGACGAGGTCGGTGTTGAACTTTACGTCGCTCAAACCGGTGATCGAACCCGACTGCAGCACCAGATAGTGGCCCTCGGCATTGTCGACGTCCGCGATCTTCACCGCCAAGGAGGCGCCTTTGGCGAAGCTGGTGGTACCCGCGACGGTGTAGAGCGCGCCGTTGCCGATACTCTTGTCCAGGGTGGCAACCAGTACGCCCTCGGCACCGACGGCCAGCGAGCCGATCGAAGAGGGCTTAGTGACGTTCAGCGTACCGCCTGTCACATTGACCGCCAAGTTGCCCGCATTGATCAGGCTACCGATAAAGGCGCCCTTGCCAGACAATGTCAGCGTGTCCGCCCCGCCGCCGAAATCGACCGTGCCATCGAACTGCGAGGTGCCACTGACGCTCATCGCGTCGACGCCCGCTCCGAAGATGACCTTGCCGGTCTGCACTGCGTCACCGGACAGTTTCAAGGCGTTGGTGCCGGCGCCGAAGTAGGTGGTTCCCTTCACCGTGCCGTCGGCCACGTCGAACGTGTCATTGCCGCTGCCGAAGCGGATGTCCCCGGCGATGGAAGGCGCCGCGATGCCGGTGGCCACTTGTGTCTGCTTGATCGTTGCACCGCTGGTATTCGCGGACAAGTCGATGGCGATGTTGCGGGTGGAATCGGTCGCCGCGCCGGTGGCCAGGATGGCCCCGCTGTTCTCGACCAGGGTCAGGCCGCCGCTTCGGTCGAGGATTGCGGTTGCCGAGCCGGTGGTTCCGCCGGCGGTAGCCTTGATGGATCCGCTATTGCGGATGACCGGTACAGAGGCTCCTTGGTCGATCTGGATGGCAGTGGCCTGGGCGCTCGCGGTATTGCCGCCCACGGCATCGACAGTGCCGGAGACCCGCACTTCGGGCACGGAGGCGCCATTGCCGAATTGCAGGGCCGTCGCGTTGGCTCCGTTCGATCGCGCCGAGACGGTGCCGGCAATGCTCATGCCGTTGGCGATGCTGACGGCCCCGCCGCGTCCACCGATCTGAAGGCCCGTGCCGTTCACGCCGGCGTAGACGCCATTGCCGATGATGGTGCCATCGACGATCAGGCCGAACTGCGTCGCGGTTCCGGCCACCGACCCAATGACGATGTCACGATTGGTCGCCCCGATTACCATGGCCGGAGCAGCGCCATAGGAGGCGACAATGGCCGAGCCTTCCTTGGCATCTTCGATCCCGTCATCGTCCTCGTCAGTGTCGTTCTTGTCGTTGTCCTTCGGCGCGACGGCCAGGACTATACCGCCCGAGACGTTACCCTCGATCCGCAGGGCGGGCCCACCCTGGAGCAAGTCGTCGGCGTCGAGATTGGCAGTGCTGGCTGGGGCCGTCGTGTAGCGATAGCCGCTCGCGCTGATGTTGCCCTGCACGACCATGGCACCGGTTACGTCGCCGGCAAAGTGGGCCCCGATCGCGCCCTCTCCCTGGACGCCGACCGTGCCGGCCAGCCTGACATTCCCGGTGATCGCTTCGGCATGAACCCCGACGCTGCGGTCGCCGATAACGACCGTGGAACCATTATGGGTAAAGGCGCCGGTCAGCGGTCCGCCGAGCCAGATCCCGGCGGAATCGTTGCCTTCGATCTTGATCGTGCCGTTGTTGGTGACCTTGCCGGAATGCGCCCCGGCAGTGCGGATACCGAACCGGTTGGAGCCGAGCGCGAAGGGCCCGTCGAGGTCGCCGTCGTTATTGGCATCGGTCGGTGTGTAGGGCTCGTCGATCGCGATCCCCCCCGAGTTCTCGATATCGCCGGTGGTTCCAGCGGTGGTCAGGATGCCGATTGCGCCGTTGGCATTGCTGATGGCGATGGTGCCTTGGTTGGTCACCGTGTGATTGCTGTCCATCGTCACCGCCGTGCCCGACGCTGGCTTGACCGAGCCGGCCGTGGCGATCGTGATCGAATCCGGCGAGCCGTTCTTCACCGTCGAGGTACGTACGGGCTGGGTGACGGCAGTAGAGATCGTTTCAGCAGCGGCGGGCGCGGCAAGCGCAAGAACAGCAGTGCTGGCTAGCAGGTAGCGATGCATGGGGTCCCCTCAGGTCGGTTGTCGAACTGAGAGACGGAGACGGTCGGGGCGAACCTTGTCGCGACCGCAAAAAAGTTCAGAAGTCGGCGTCGACCCCGACGCGGATCGTGCGCGGACGAAGCGGAGTGATCTGGTCACGGCCTACCGCAAAGGGCGTTCCTAGGGCGAACCGGTTGCCTTCCTCGTCGGTGAGGTTGGTCAGCCCGATCGAAACGCCGAGATCCTCGCGCCCCAGCCGCAGGGTGAGGCCGGTATCGAGGTAATCACCCTGCGTCTCGCCAAGCTCGGGGCCCACGCCAAGGCGCGATTGCCCGACATAGTTCGCCCATCCTTGCGCCGCGAGTTCGAGGTCTGACCCGATTGGCCGCCGGTAGTCGAACCCGATCCGTCCCGAAAACCGGGCCACGTTTGGAATTTCGGTAATGTTGTCCAGCACCGCGGTGGGCAAATCGTCGAGACGGCCCGAGAAGTTGGGGATGCTGAGAAGCGGCGCGACACGCGCAAACAGCGCCGCTGAGGGCTCGTCGATGCGGCCGTCGTTGTAGGTGAGGCCGGCGTCGATCCTGAGCTCGGGGGTTACGGCTACGCCGGCGACGACGGTCGCCGACCAAATCCTGCCGTCGCCGATGTTGGCGGTGCTCGGCAATCCAGCGCTGTCGATGAAATCCGCCTGAATGTCCTGCCAGCGAGTATAGGCGACGTTTGCGGCGAGATCGAATGGACCGCTGCCCGGGCGGCCGTGACGCGCGCCAAGTTCGAACGTGGCGATGCTGTCGTTGCGGAAGCGGCTGACGAAATCGCCGGCGATTGCCAGTCCGCCGGGCCGAAAGCCCTCCTGATAGCGCAAGTAGAGCGTGGTGTCGGGCATCACGCTGGCAACCAACGATGCAGAGGGCAAGAACACGTTCTCGGTGCGCGACGAGGTAACTGCGGCCATCGACGCGGCCAGCGCAGCTGCGACGTCTTCGCCTTCACCGTTCAGGCGCGAACTGGTGAAGCGCCCTCCGGCGGTCGCGGTCAGGCCATCCAGGAGGCGAGCGCTTCCTTCGCCGTAGCCGGTGAATTCATCGATGACGTTGGTTACGCCGGTGACGGCGCCCTGGGTATTCGGGGCGCCAAGGGTGCGGGTAAGCCGAGTGCGGTTGTGAGTGTAGCTGGCCCCTAGAAGCCATCCGAAGCGATCCTCGATCGGCTGCCACAGGCGCGTCTCGTTGGCGATCATCTCGGTGTCGTTGCGCTGGACGAACAGGCGCGGATCCTCGCCCGGCGCAGTCGCGTCGTAGCGCTCTTCGAGGTTCTGCCCGGTGATTCCGGTCGAAGACTTGAACTGGACGTCGCCCAGTCGCCCCGTCAGCACCAGCTGACCTTGGGCAAAATCGGTATCAAAACCCTCTGCCACAGCTGCTGAGCGGCTCAGCGGCGGGCCATCGCGGTCGGCATATTGGCTATCCCGACCGTTGGTCTGCTGCGCGACCCCGAGCAGGTCGACAGTCCAGTCACCGCCGAGCGCCAGGCGGACCATGGCTCGGCCGCTGTAGATATTCGTGCGGTTGACGTTCTCTTCGCCGAGGAGCGGCTTGTCGATGTAGCCGCCCTGCGTCTCCAGGTTGACGGTGAAGCGTAGTGCCGCACGATCACTGGCCAGCGGCAGGTTCGCTGTGGCGCTGGCATCGGCACCGATCGCCCCGTGCTGTGTCGCGCTGCCGCCGATCATCGCCGATCCGCTTGCCACGCCCATTTCCGGATCGTTCGGCACCAGGCGAATGATGCCGCCGAGCGAGCCCGCGCCGTAAAGCGTGCCCTGAGGTCCTTCGAGAACCTCGACCCGCTTGAGGTCCGACAGCCGCAAGTCCGGATCGGGCGCATTGTAGCTGAGGCGCAAGTCGCCGAGATACTGGCCCACGGTCGACTGGGTCGGCCCGGTGAAGCTCGAATCCGCGATGCCACGCACGAACAGCTTGTTTCGGCCACTGCCGAGGTAGGTCGAAGCGACTGTCGGTACGCGCTGAGTGATCTTCTCCGTTCCGCCGATGCCGCCGAACTCGAGGTCCTCGCCATCGAGCAACTCCACCTGGCCTGGGTAGTTAGCCAGCGTCACTTCGCGCTTGCTGCCAATGACCACAATCTCGGTGGCGTCAGGGGGTGACGGTGGGCTCGCGATCGGCGCCGGGCGTGGACTGGGGGCGGGAGCAGGCCGCGGCGCGACAGTCTGGACCGCAACCAACCGCCAGCCGCTCGATCCAGCCGGCACTGCACGGGCACCGGCTGCGCGCGCGAGCCGGGCGACCGCTTCCTGTGCTGAGAAGCGCCCGCGGATCGCCGAGACTGAGCGCTTAGCGATCGCGCTGTCGGTGATGATGATGCTGGTTCCGGTCTGCCGCGCGATGACGATCGCGGCCTGTCCGGCCTGTCCGGCAGGAGCGCTGACGGCGACATCTTCGGCATAAGCCGGTGCGCTGACCACGCAGGCCGCAAGGCAGATCCACCTCCCCGCACGCATGATTAGTTCGCTTCGATCTCCCAGACCTTGCCGTCACGGCGGACGGCCAGTCCGAGCAGCGGACCGAGCGTTTGCGGATCGGTGCGAATCGGCTCCACCAGGATGCTACCCGACACGCGGTGGGCTGCGGAACTCGGCGCGACCTCAAAGGTCAGCCCCGTAGCGCGGGAGAGGTCCGTGGCGACATCTGCCAGCACCGCGTCGTGATAGGTCAGTCGCCCCTCACGCCATTCGCCAACTTCTTCGGTGACGATCTCGCCAAGGCGATAACGACCGGAAGCGGTGTCGAGCGTCAGCATCTGTCCACGTGCGACGTGCGCGTTCTGACCTTCGGGATTGAGCACGACGGCGCCTTCCGACACGGCCACCGACAGCGCGCCCTTAGCGCGCTTCACGTCGAAGATCGTGCCAACATCCACTAGCGTATCGTCCCCAACGGTCACCCTGAACGGTGCCGAGACATCATGAATGACGGTGAACAGAGCCTGACCTTGCTCGAGCGAGGCCACGCGAGGATCGTTCCGGTCGAGCACAAGGCGCGAGCCGCCGGCCACGGCGATCTGGCTGCCATCGTCGAGTTTGACCAGTTGTACCTCACCGGGCGCAGTTTCCACCGTGTAGCTGCCGCCCCGGAACTGCCAGGCACCGAAAGCGGCCACCACGGCCAAAGTCAGAGCCGCTGCGCCTCCGATCCACCGGCGTCGCGTAGGCCCTTCAGCCGGCATGTCGTCATTTTCCGCCTTAGGCGTGGGCGGCACGGCTTCCACCGCTTCGCCAACGGCGGCCACGACCTTGTCGTACGCATTCGAGTGCGCCGGATCGGCCTCCAGCCAACGGGTGAACCCGTCCCAGTCGTCGAACGCCGGGTCGCCTGTCCTTACCGCCCAGGCGATTGCTTGGTCGCGCATCGGTTCGTTACCCGTCATTCGCCGTGTCTCCTGCAGGCAAGGACGGAGTCGTTGGGCTCAAGCCTCATCGATCCGCTCCTTCAGCTGCGCCAGCACCGCATAAGCTCGGCGGAGGTCACTCTCGACCGTGCTGAGGCTCACGCCGAATTCGTCCGCGATCTGGCGCTGGGGAATTTCGTCCACGCGGTGCCGGCGAAATATCGCCGAGGGCCGATCGCCGAGGGTCGCGAGCGCCTCTGTAACCAAGCGCGCCTGCTGATGACCGATCAGGTGCCGCTCCACCGAAGGAGCGTCGGACACACCGCGCACCGCTCCATCCTGGATTTCACTCCAAGCGTGGTCCCGGCGGCTTGCCTGGCTTGCCGCGCGATAGCGATCGATCATCAGCGTGTCTGCCATGCGGAACAGGTAGGAGAGCGGTGAAGCGACCGGACCCGAAGTCCCTTTCGCCACTTTCAGCCAAACCTCCTGCAGCAGATCCTCGGCAGCCTCTTCCGCCCCGCGTGCGACAAGAAAGCGCAGCAGGCGATCTCGATGCTCGAGGTAGGCAGCCTCGAGGCCGGCACTAGAACGATCGGCGGACAATCCCAAGAATCCTCGGCCCAACAACCTTCGGTTGGTGCGCCGAAGT
Above is a genomic segment from Altererythrobacter sp. Root672 containing:
- a CDS encoding autotransporter outer membrane beta-barrel domain-containing protein translates to MHRYLLASTAVLALAAPAAAETISTAVTQPVRTSTVKNGSPDSITIATAGSVKPASGTAVTMDSNHTVTNQGTIAISNANGAIGILTTAGTTGDIENSGGIAIDEPYTPTDANNDGDLDGPFALGSNRFGIRTAGAHSGKVTNNGTIKIEGNDSAGIWLGGPLTGAFTHNGSTVVIGDRSVGVHAEAITGNVRLAGTVGVQGEGAIGAHFAGDVTGAMVVQGNISASGYRYTTAPASTANLDADDLLQGGPALRIEGNVSGGIVLAVAPKDNDKNDTDEDDDGIEDAKEGSAIVASYGAAPAMVIGATNRDIVIGSVAGTATQFGLIVDGTIIGNGVYAGVNGTGLQIGGRGGAVSIANGMSIAGTVSARSNGANATALQFGNGASVPEVRVSGTVDAVGGNTASAQATAIQIDQGASVPVIRNSGSIKATAGGTTGSATAILDRSGGLTLVENSGAILATGAATDSTRNIAIDLSANTSGATIKQTQVATGIAAPSIAGDIRFGSGNDTFDVADGTVKGTTYFGAGTNALKLSGDAVQTGKVIFGAGVDAMSVSGTSQFDGTVDFGGGADTLTLSGKGAFIGSLINAGNLAVNVTGGTLNVTKPSSIGSLAVGAEGVLVATLDKSIGNGALYTVAGTTSFAKGASLAVKIADVDNAEGHYLVLQSGSITGLSDVKFNTDLVPFLFKATLATNSGPNAIAVDIVKRSAQELGLNQSQSAAYNAVFAALNNDDKIEDVFLGITTGEQFRATLGQMLPDHAGGAFEGISLGSRTLGRQVAQPTSPVYSLGGLDIILNTAGWSSSKDIGVTAAYDVGGMGFSAAGEIDTGVGSFGASAAWFWNVHDDGDLREVESRNWELAGYWRGNWGGFAAFSRASIGLANFNSTRTFSGTANGEAVTKTSKGEWDGTVFTLSGGASYEGHAGKFFFRPSVTADYVKLAEDGYTETGGGKGLDLIVNDRDSDQLAVNGGLAVGLDFVGRGGGGLWRAPSRDNRWFRVEAEGGWREIAGGTLGATTAHFDGGTAFTLEPEQYDSGWFTRARIMGGTDRFEMDGEVGVEDRNGNTALSLLGTLRIGF
- a CDS encoding TonB-dependent receptor, yielding MRAGRWICLAACVVSAPAYAEDVAVSAPAGQAGQAAIVIARQTGTSIIITDSAIAKRSVSAIRGRFSAQEAVARLARAAGARAVPAGSSGWRLVAVQTVAPRPAPAPSPRPAPIASPPSPPDATEIVVIGSKREVTLANYPGQVELLDGEDLEFGGIGGTEKITQRVPTVASTYLGSGRNKLFVRGIADSSFTGPTQSTVGQYLGDLRLSYNAPDPDLRLSDLKRVEVLEGPQGTLYGAGSLGGIIRLVPNDPEMGVASGSAMIGGSATQHGAIGADASATANLPLASDRAALRFTVNLETQGGYIDKPLLGEENVNRTNIYSGRAMVRLALGGDWTVDLLGVAQQTNGRDSQYADRDGPPLSRSAAVAEGFDTDFAQGQLVLTGRLGDVQFKSSTGITGQNLEERYDATAPGEDPRLFVQRNDTEMIANETRLWQPIEDRFGWLLGASYTHNRTRLTRTLGAPNTQGAVTGVTNVIDEFTGYGEGSARLLDGLTATAGGRFTSSRLNGEGEDVAAALAASMAAVTSSRTENVFLPSASLVASVMPDTTLYLRYQEGFRPGGLAIAGDFVSRFRNDSIATFELGARHGRPGSGPFDLAANVAYTRWQDIQADFIDSAGLPSTANIGDGRIWSATVVAGVAVTPELRIDAGLTYNDGRIDEPSAALFARVAPLLSIPNFSGRLDDLPTAVLDNITEIPNVARFSGRIGFDYRRPIGSDLELAAQGWANYVGQSRLGVGPELGETQGDYLDTGLTLRLGREDLGVSIGLTNLTDEEGNRFALGTPFAVGRDQITPLRPRTIRVGVDADF
- a CDS encoding FecR family protein translates to MTGNEPMRDQAIAWAVRTGDPAFDDWDGFTRWLEADPAHSNAYDKVVAAVGEAVEAVPPTPKAENDDMPAEGPTRRRWIGGAAALTLAVVAAFGAWQFRGGSYTVETAPGEVQLVKLDDGSQIAVAGGSRLVLDRNDPRVASLEQGQALFTVIHDVSAPFRVTVGDDTLVDVGTIFDVKRAKGALSVAVSEGAVVLNPEGQNAHVARGQMLTLDTASGRYRLGEIVTEEVGEWREGRLTYHDAVLADVATDLSRATGLTFEVAPSSAAHRVSGSILVEPIRTDPQTLGPLLGLAVRRDGKVWEIEAN
- a CDS encoding RNA polymerase sigma factor, with protein sequence MSADRSSAGLEAAYLEHRDRLLRFLVARGAEEAAEDLLQEVWLKVAKGTSGPVASPLSYLFRMADTLMIDRYRAASQASRRDHAWSEIQDGAVRGVSDAPSVERHLIGHQQARLVTEALATLGDRPSAIFRRHRVDEIPQRQIADEFGVSLSTVESDLRRAYAVLAQLKERIDEA